One Gimesia aquarii DNA segment encodes these proteins:
- the guaB gene encoding IMP dehydrogenase, giving the protein MEDRIICQGITFDDVLLQPAYSEVMPSEVSVASQLTKNIPLNVPIISSPMDTVTESDMAIGMAQEGGVGIIHKNMTPEQQSMQVDLVKRSEHGVIVDPVTLPPEATVAEAAEIMKRRNIGGVPVTKDGKLAGILTSRDLRFLDSPETRISEVMTKEKLVTAAEDTTLEEAQRILLENKVEKLLLVDENYQLKGLITIKDIDKTMQFPLASKDSRGRLRVGAAVGVFDFERAALLIEKGVDLLVVDSAHGHSGNVVQTVREIKDRWDIDVVAGNVATEQGARDLADAGADAVKVGIGPGSICTTRIISGVGVPQLTAISNAAKALEGSGVPVIADGGIRFSGDIAKALAAGAHTVMLGGLLAGLDESPGELILYQGRSFKRYRGMGSMGAMVKGSSERYRQSSIKQDGKDSAKKLVPEGVEGRVPYKGPLQNLLYQLVGGLRAGMGYLGVQSVAEMRTEARFIQVSAATVRENHPHDISVTQEAPNYTAEHLPME; this is encoded by the coding sequence ATGGAAGATCGCATTATCTGTCAGGGAATCACATTTGATGATGTACTGTTACAACCTGCTTATAGTGAAGTCATGCCTTCAGAAGTCAGTGTTGCCAGCCAGCTCACTAAAAATATCCCTCTCAATGTTCCTATCATCAGCAGTCCTATGGACACCGTTACCGAAAGCGATATGGCCATTGGGATGGCACAAGAGGGAGGGGTTGGCATTATCCATAAAAACATGACTCCCGAACAACAGTCTATGCAGGTAGATCTGGTGAAGCGGAGCGAGCATGGTGTGATTGTGGATCCTGTGACACTACCACCGGAAGCGACAGTGGCAGAAGCTGCCGAAATAATGAAGCGCAGAAATATTGGTGGAGTACCTGTCACGAAAGATGGGAAACTTGCGGGGATTTTGACGAGTAGGGACTTAAGGTTTCTTGATTCACCTGAAACCCGAATTTCTGAAGTGATGACGAAAGAAAAGCTTGTAACGGCTGCGGAAGATACGACGCTTGAAGAGGCTCAACGGATATTATTGGAAAATAAGGTCGAGAAACTTCTGCTGGTTGACGAAAATTATCAACTGAAGGGGCTCATTACGATCAAAGACATCGACAAGACGATGCAGTTCCCGCTGGCCTCGAAAGATTCAAGAGGTCGGCTACGAGTTGGGGCTGCCGTGGGTGTATTTGATTTTGAGCGAGCCGCTTTACTGATTGAGAAAGGGGTTGATCTCCTGGTTGTTGATAGTGCTCATGGCCATTCTGGCAATGTTGTGCAGACTGTGAGAGAAATCAAAGACCGATGGGACATCGATGTCGTCGCTGGAAATGTGGCTACAGAACAAGGTGCCCGTGATTTGGCAGATGCGGGAGCGGATGCCGTCAAAGTCGGAATTGGACCTGGATCAATTTGTACAACTCGAATTATCTCAGGTGTGGGAGTTCCCCAGTTAACGGCCATTTCCAATGCGGCAAAAGCATTGGAAGGTTCGGGAGTTCCCGTGATCGCCGACGGGGGAATTCGTTTTAGTGGCGACATCGCCAAGGCACTGGCAGCCGGTGCTCATACGGTAATGTTAGGAGGATTACTTGCAGGTCTGGATGAGAGTCCGGGCGAGTTGATTTTATATCAAGGACGTAGTTTTAAACGTTATCGTGGTATGGGATCAATGGGGGCAATGGTTAAAGGCAGTAGCGAACGTTACCGCCAAAGTTCAATCAAACAAGATGGAAAGGACTCTGCTAAAAAACTCGTTCCTGAAGGAGTAGAAGGACGTGTCCCTTATAAAGGGCCACTTCAAAATCTGCTCTACCAGCTTGTAGGAGGACTTCGGGCAGGAATGGGATATTTAGGTGTCCAATCCGTCGCGGAAATGCGAACAGAGGCCAGATTTATTCAAGTCTCTGCAGCAACGGTTAGGGAGAACCATCCGCATGATATTTCAGTCACTCAGGAAGCACCAAATTACACGGCCGAACATTTACCAATGGAATAA
- a CDS encoding glycosyltransferase family 4 protein codes for MKRIALLFEFGSLNGGEHSMLAVLSQLHQCSFEFSAFCPADGLLHSQLAQLNIEYHPISFHNERGRRLSREELALQIVPILKSDAFDLLHANSLSMSRLTGALTEQIPVPCSGHLRDIIKLSKAAIRDLNQNQRLVAVSEATKKFHIAQGLQPEKVTVCYNGVNTNRFQPRPVTGILKQELGLKNDDRLCLTIGQIGLRKGQDILARAATILAERGHQNLHFLLVGERHSQKQESIDFDQAVSTAFETPILQGRLHRLGYREDIDRLMNEADLLIHPAKQEPLGRVLLEALASGLPIVTTDVGGTREIVQHENSALLVAANDPAQLAKAVEQSLNDQDLLKNLAFAGRQRALELFTQERASQQIEQFWYHSFRS; via the coding sequence GTGAAACGCATAGCCCTCTTATTTGAGTTTGGTTCATTGAATGGGGGCGAACACTCTATGCTCGCCGTACTTTCTCAGCTGCATCAATGTTCATTTGAATTCAGTGCGTTCTGCCCTGCAGACGGCTTGTTACATTCACAGCTTGCGCAGTTAAACATAGAATATCATCCCATTTCATTTCATAATGAACGAGGGCGGCGTCTGTCGCGTGAAGAGTTGGCCTTACAAATTGTACCGATTTTGAAATCAGATGCTTTTGATTTGCTGCATGCCAACAGTCTTTCCATGTCGCGGCTTACAGGTGCGCTGACTGAACAGATTCCTGTTCCCTGTTCAGGACACTTACGCGATATCATCAAACTCAGCAAAGCGGCGATACGGGATTTGAATCAGAATCAACGTTTAGTCGCGGTATCCGAGGCAACAAAAAAGTTTCACATTGCCCAGGGCCTTCAGCCGGAAAAAGTAACGGTCTGCTATAACGGTGTGAATACAAATCGCTTTCAACCACGTCCTGTAACGGGAATTCTCAAACAGGAACTAGGACTGAAAAATGATGATCGACTCTGCTTGACCATTGGCCAAATCGGCTTACGCAAGGGCCAGGATATTTTGGCACGAGCAGCCACCATTCTGGCAGAGCGGGGACACCAGAACTTACATTTTCTGTTAGTCGGAGAGAGGCACTCTCAAAAACAGGAGAGTATCGACTTCGATCAAGCAGTCAGTACGGCATTCGAAACCCCGATTTTACAAGGCCGCCTGCATCGCCTGGGATACCGGGAAGATATTGATCGATTAATGAACGAAGCCGATTTGTTAATCCATCCGGCCAAACAGGAACCTCTAGGCAGAGTCTTGCTGGAAGCTCTTGCCAGTGGGTTACCAATCGTGACGACTGATGTTGGTGGAACCAGAGAGATTGTGCAGCATGAAAATTCTGCACTACTCGTTGCAGCAAACGACCCCGCACAATTAGCAAAGGCCGTTGAACAGAGCTTGAACGATCAGGATCTATTAAAGAATCTGGCATTCGCTGGGCGACAGCGCGCATTGGAACTTTTTACCCAAGAACGCGCCAGCCAGCAAATCGAACAATTCTGGTATCACTCGTTCCGTTCATAG
- a CDS encoding sugar phosphate isomerase/epimerase family protein, translating into MQTNLNRRELLAATGTALAAGFSTTTYASTSPARKRSTAEPFGYCFNTSTIRGQKLGIVEQIDLTAKAGYDSIEPWMRDIDVYVQQGGSLSDLRKRIKDSGLTVESAIGFAQWILDDDQKRQKGLEQAKRDMDTLRQIDGVRIAAPPTGATKQSDLNLFEAAKRYRALLELGDQMEVVPQVEVWGFSKSLSRLGESMFVAIESGHPKACLLPDVYHIFKGGSDFAGLGLLSGSAVQVFHVNDYPANPPRETMNDSHRVYPGDGVAPLSEIFRSMHQAGFRGVLSLELFNKEYWQQDPLVVAQTGLRKTKEAVLRAKLDQQTKAD; encoded by the coding sequence ATGCAAACCAACCTCAACCGACGAGAATTACTGGCGGCAACAGGAACTGCCCTGGCTGCCGGATTTTCTACCACCACCTATGCTTCCACGAGCCCTGCTCGTAAACGTAGTACAGCCGAGCCATTTGGCTACTGTTTCAATACCAGTACGATTCGAGGTCAGAAGCTGGGAATTGTTGAACAAATCGATCTGACAGCCAAAGCCGGTTACGATTCTATTGAACCCTGGATGCGTGATATCGACGTGTATGTCCAACAGGGTGGTTCCTTATCCGACTTACGAAAACGCATCAAAGATTCTGGCTTGACTGTCGAAAGTGCCATCGGTTTTGCGCAATGGATCTTGGACGATGATCAGAAACGTCAAAAAGGTCTGGAACAGGCCAAGCGGGATATGGATACACTGCGTCAAATTGATGGAGTTCGTATCGCCGCTCCTCCTACCGGCGCCACCAAACAGAGTGACCTCAATTTGTTTGAAGCAGCAAAACGTTATCGCGCATTATTGGAACTCGGCGATCAGATGGAAGTGGTACCTCAAGTAGAAGTCTGGGGATTTTCAAAATCACTTTCACGCTTAGGCGAATCAATGTTTGTTGCCATTGAAAGTGGACATCCCAAAGCCTGTTTATTACCTGATGTCTACCACATTTTTAAGGGAGGCTCCGATTTTGCAGGCCTGGGTTTATTGAGTGGATCGGCCGTGCAAGTCTTTCACGTAAATGATTATCCCGCCAATCCTCCTCGTGAAACTATGAACGATTCGCACCGTGTTTACCCTGGTGATGGAGTGGCTCCCTTGTCGGAAATTTTCCGTTCCATGCATCAAGCCGGGTTTCGTGGTGTTTTGTCGCTGGAATTATTCAACAAGGAATACTGGCAGCAAGATCCCCTCGTCGTCGCCCAGACAGGCCTGAGAAAAACCAAAGAAGCTGTGTTAAGAGCGAAACTAGATCAACAAACCAAAGCTGATTGA